The proteins below come from a single Candidozyma auris chromosome 3, complete sequence genomic window:
- the URA2 gene encoding bifunctional carbamoylphosphate synthetase/aspartate transcarbamylase, whose translation MESTGDRLMTLETKDGIALQGYSFGAQTSAAGEVVFQTGMVGYPESITDPSYEGQILVITYPLVGNYGVPDTELKCDIVEELPKYFESNHIHIAGLVVAHYTEEYSHFLAKSSLGQWLQKEGIPAMYGVDTRALTKKLRNEGSTLGRLALQKSSTKHDEVVGQADWEQFFDIPEWDDPNVKNLVAKVSIKEPKLYKPKNNVKTDKNGKPIRIVAVDVGMKYNQIRCFVARGVELLVVPWDYDYTHEEYDGLFISNGPGDPQVMTETVARLAKVMESGKTPVFGICLGHQLMARATGADTLKLKFGNRGHNIPCTSTISGRCYITSQNHGYAVDASTLQDGWKELFVNANDESNEGVYHVSKPYFSVQFHPESTPGPRDTEFLFDVFIDAVVDFKDTGVFKQVAFPGGKIEENRAAHPREDVKKVLVLGSGGLSIGQAGEFDYSGSQAIKALKEEGIYTILINPNIATIQTSKGLADKVYFLPVNPDFVRKVIKHERPDGIYCTFGGQTALSVGIALKDEFEGLGVKVLGTPIETVITTEDRELFAAAMDDINEKCARSEACSTVEEAVDAANAIGYPLIVRAAYALGGLGSGFADNEKELRELCGKAFATSPQVLVERSMKGWKEVEYEVVRDAFDNCITVCNMENFDPLGIHTGDSIVVAPSQTLSDEDYNMLRTTAVNVIRHLGVVGECNIQYALNPFSKEYCIIEVNARLSRSSALASKATGYPLAYTAAKLGLNIPLNEIKNSVTKSTCACFEPSLDYVVVKIPRWDLKKFTRVSSLLSSSMKSVGEVMSIGRTFEEAIQKAIRSTDYHNLGFNKTAALMSIDIDTELQTPSDQRLFAIANALSDGYSVDKVWQLTNIDKWFLNKLDGLIKFGNKISSFGSKENLPLGILRQAKQLGFEDRQIAKFLDSNEVAIRRLRKEAGIVPFVKQIDTVAAEFPAFTNYLYITYNADSSDVEFNDHGVIVLGSGVYRIGSSVEFDWCAVRAIRTLRENNLKTIMINYNPETVSTDYDEADRLYFETINLERVMDIYDLEQSSGVIISMGGQTSNNIALPLHRQNVKILGTSPEMIDSAENRYKFSRILDKIGVDQPAWKELTSIEEAEEFAEKVTYPVLVRPSYVLSGAAMNTVYSKADLASYLSQAVDVSPDYPVVITKYIENAKEIEMDAVAKDGKMIMHVVSEHVENAGVHSGDATLVVPPQDLDPETVSRIVEATAKIGKALDITGPYNIQFIAKDKDIKVIECNVRASRSFPFVSKVVGTDLIEMATKAIMDLPITPYPGEKLPEDYCAVKVPQFSFSRLAGADPVLGVEMASTGEVATFGRNKYEAYLKSLISTGFKLPKKNFLFSIGSYKEKQELLPSIKKLHELNYKLFATAGTADFIKEHGIPVHYLEVMGKEEDQKSEFSMTQHLSNNMIDVYINLPSANRFRRPASYMSKGYESRRMAVDYSVPLVTNVKCAKLLVEAIARNIELNVTNNDAQTSHTTTELPGLVNMASFVPTFNDFEITTKESLAAGFTFNAFLPQTVTGSAVVDLDSLGDAISTASSGAYTNFSMGLAGSATNAKDCAEAAENAASLFLPFNEFANSKVSAISAHFASWPHSKPIVTDARATDLASVLLLASLHNRSIHITGVSFKEDLELIKMAKAKDLRVTCDVSIYSLFLSQSDYSQFSFLPTAEDQAALWADLDHIDCFSIGVLPYMVAKGLGHDITPAFGIKEAVPLLLSAVKEGKLTIGDIVKRLHDNPVQILNLPKQDASVEIDIDRAISVSETVKSIFKNKKLQGYIERVSVHHETVCLDGSILADEALGKNEFATRDRFGSVTNIPQSPILSKKVRASFGDGRRPSLMREKEQQAAQGSLEKLGHELVSQPPSGLFVESDALINYIRNNNTFLRNSVLSVKDFTRSDLHSLFTVAQEMRLAVERQGVLDLLKGRLLCTMFYEPSTRTSSSFDAAMQRLGGRVVAVAADSSSVKKGETLQDTIRSLACYSDAIVLRHPTEESADIAAKYSPVPIINGGNGSKEHPTQALLDLFTIREELGTVNGITVTFMGDLKYGRPVHSLLYLLRHYQVRVQLIAPKELSLPESIKDMLREYNMLSVETEELTPELIAKSDVLYCTRVQEERFKDRQQYLRLKDTYIVDNKILSHAKSHMCVMHPLPRTSEIKEEVDFDQRAAYFRQMRYGLYVRMALLAMVIGVDF comes from the coding sequence ATGGAGTCCACCGGCGACCGTTTGATGACCTTGGAAACCAAGGACGGCATTGCCTTGCAAGGTTACTCCTTCGGAGCCCAGACCTCTGCTGCCGGTGAGGTGGTTTTTCAAACGGGTATGGTCGGTTACCCTGAGTCTATCACTGACCCTTCTTACGAGGGCCAGATCTTGGTGATCACTTACCCACTTGTTGGTAACTACGGTGTCCCAGACACTGAATTAAAGTGTGACATCGTCGAAGAGTTGCCAAAATACTTTGAGTCCAACCACATTCACATTGCCGGTTTGGTGGTTGCTCATTACACCGAGGAATACTCCCacttcttggccaagtctTCTTTGGGTCAATGGTTACAAAAGGAAGGCATTCCTGCTATGTATGGTGTGGATACCAGAGCCTtgacaaagaagttgagaaaCGAAGGTTCCACTTTGGGTAGATTGGCTCTTCAGAAGTCTTCTACCAAGCACGATGAGGTTGTGGGCCAGGCTGATTGGGAGCAGTTCTTCGACATCCCTGAGTGGGACGACCCGAACGTGAAGAACTTGGTTGCTAAGGTCTCCATTAAGGAGCCAAAGTTGTACAAGCCTAAGAACAACGTCAAGACTGATAAAAACGGCAAACCAATTCGTATCGTGGCCGTTGACGTCGGTATGAAGTATAATCAGATCCGTTGTTTCGTTGCCAGAGGTGTCGAATTATTGGTTGTTCCATGGGACTACGACTACACTCACGAGGAGTATGATGGTTTATTTATCTCAAACGGTCCTGGTGATCCTCAAGTCATGACTGAGACGGTCGCTCGTTTAGCCAAGGTCATGGAGTCCGGCAAGACTCCGGTGTTCGGCATCTGTTTGGGTCACCAGTTGATGGCTCGTGCCACTGGTGCCGACActctcaagttgaagttcGGTAACCGTGGTCATAACATTCCATGTACTTCCACGATTTCTGGTAGATGTTACATCACTTCCCAGAATCATGGTTACGCTGTTGATGCTTCTACTTTGCAAGACGGCTGGAAGGAGTTGTTCGTCAACGCTAACGACGAATCCAACGAGGGTGTTTATCACGTTTCCAAGCCATACTTCTCAGTTCAGTTCCATCCCGAGTCTACCCCTGGTCCAAGGGACACTGAATTTTTGTTCGACGTTTTCATTGACGCAGTTGTTGACTTCAAGGACACTGGTGTCTTTAAGCAAGTCGCCTTCCCTGGTGGCAAGATTGAGGAAAACAGAGCTGCTCACCCAAGAGAAgatgtcaagaaggttCTTGTTTTGGGTTCTGGTGGTTTGTCCATTGGTCAGGCTGGTGAGTTTGACTACTCAGGTTCTCAGGCCATCAAGGccttgaaggaggaagGAATCTACACGATCTTGATCAACCCAAACATCGCCACCATTCAAACTTCTAAAGGTTTGGCTGACAAGGTCTATTTCTTGCCTGTTAATCCAGACTTCGTTAGAAAGGTCATCAAGCACGAACGCCCAGATGGAATTTATTGTACCTTTGGTGGTCAGACTGCTCTTAGTGTTGGTATTGCCTTGAAGGATGAGTTTGAGGGGTTGGGCGTTAAGGTATTAGGTACCCCTATCGAAACCGTCATCACTACTGAGGACAGAGAATTGTTCGCTGCCGCTATGGATGACATCAACGAGAAGTGCGCCAGATCTGAGGCTTGCTCCACTGTTGAAGAGGCGGTCGACGCAGCCAACGCTATCGGTTATCCATTAATTGTTAGAGCTGCCTACGCTTTGGGTGGTTTGGGCTCTGGTTTCGCCGACAACGAaaaggaattgagagaaTTGTGCGGTAAAGCGTTCGCCACGTCTCCTCaggttcttgttgagagATCCATGAAGGGCTGGAAAGAAGTCGAGTACGAGGTTGTTCGTGATGCCTTCGACAACTGTATCACTGTCTGTAACATGGAGAATTTCGACCCCTTGGGTATTCACACTGGTGACTCCATTGTTGTCGctccttctcaaactttgTCTGATGAGGATTACAACATGTTGAGAACAACTGCTGTGAATGTTATCAGACATTTGGGTGTCGTTGGTGAGTGCAACATCCAGTATGCCTTAAACCCATTCTCCAAGGAGTACTGTATTATTGAAGTGAACGCTAGATTGTCTCGTTCTTCAGCCTTGGCCTCTAAGGCCACTGGTTACCCATTGGCCTACACTGCTGCTAAGTTGGGTTTGAACATCCCTTTGaatgagatcaaaaacTCTGTGACTAAGTCCACCTGTGCTTGTTTCGAGCCATCTCTTGACTATGTCGTTGTTAAGATCCCAAGAtgggatttgaagaagtttaCTAGAGTGTCTTCATTGTTATCTTCTTCCATGAAGTCTGTTGGTGAGGTCATGTCTATCGGTAGAacatttgaagaagccattCAGAAAGCTATCAGATCTACTGATTACCACAACTTGGGTTTCAACAAGACTGCTGCTTTGATGTCCATCGACATTGACACCGAATTGCAAACACCATCTGACCAACGCTTGTTTGCTATTGCCAACGCTCTCTCGGATGGTTACTCTGTCGACAAGGTCTGGCAATTGACTAACATTGACAAGTGgttcttgaacaagttggatggcttgatcaagtttgGTAACAAGATCAGTTCTTTTGGTAGCAAGGAGAACTTGCCTCTTGGTATTTTAAGACAAGCCAAGCAGTTGGGCTTTGAGGACAGACAAATTGCTAAGTTTTTGGACTCTAATGAGGTTGCCATCAGAAGATTGAGAAAAGAGGCTGGCATTGTCCCATTTGTCAAACAAATTGATACTGTCGCTGCTGAGTTCCCTGCTTTCACTAACTACTTGTACATCACGTACAACGCAGATTCTTCTGACGTTGAGTTTAACGATCATGGTGTGATCGTCTTGGGATCAGGTGTCTACAGAATTGGTTCTTCAGTTGAGTTCGACTGGTGTGCTGTCAGAGCCATTAGAACCTTGAGAGAGAACAATTTGAAAACTATTATGATCAACTACAACCCTGAAACCGTCTCCACTGATTACGACGAGGCTGACAGGTTGTACTTCGAGACAATCAACTTGGAAAGAGTTATGGATATTTACGACTTAGAGCAATCTTCTGGTGTCATTATTTCTATGGGTGGTCAAACTTCGAATAACATCGCCTTGCCATTGCATCGTCAAAAcgtcaagatcttgggCACGTCACCTGAGATGATTGACTCTGCTGAAAACAGGTACAagttttcaagaatatTGGACAAGATTGGTGTCGACCAGCCTGCTTGGAAAGAGTTGACCTCGAtagaagaagctgaagaattTGCTGAGAAGGTTACCTACCCCGTTTTGGTTCGTCCATCTTACGTCTTGTCTGGTGCTGCTATGAACACTGTATACTCCAAGGCGGACTTGGCTTCTTACTTATCCCAGGCAGTGGACGTATCCCCAGACTACCCAGTCGTTATCACCAAGTACATTGAGAATGCTAAGGAGATCGAAATGGATGCTGTCGCCAAGGACGGTAAGATGATCATGCATGTTGTCTCCGAACACGTCGAGAATGCTGGTGTTCATTCTGGTGATGCTACTTTGGTTGTTCCTCCTCAGGACTTAGACCCTGAGACTGTTTCTAGGATTGTCGAGGCGACCGCCAAGATTGGTAAGGCCTTGGATATCACTGGTCCTTACAACATTCAGTTTATTGCCAAAGACAAGGATATCAAGGTTATTGAATGCAATGTTCGTGCCTCTCGTTCCTTCCCATTTGTTTCCAAGGTTGTTGGTACTGACTTGATTGAGATGGCTACCAAGGCTATCATGGACTTGCCAATCACCCCTTACCCTGGTGAGAAGTTACCCGAGGACTACTGCGCTGTTAAAGTTCCTCaattctccttctccagaTTGGCCGGCGCTGACCCTGTTTTGGGTGTTGAGATGGCCTCTACAGGTGAGGTCGCTACATTTGGTAGAAACAAGTATGAGGCTTACTTGAAATCTTTGATCTCTACCGGTTTTaagttgccaaaaaagaacttTTTGTTCTCCATCGGTTCGTACAAGGAGAAGCAAGAGTTGTTGCCATCCATAAAGAAATTGCATGAGTTGAACTACAAATTGTTTGCTACTGCTGGAACTGCcgatttcatcaaggagcaCGGCATCCCAGTGCACTACTTAGAAGTCATGggcaaagaagaggacCAAAAATCTGAATTCTCCATGACTCAGCACTTGAGCAACAATATGATCGATGTCTACATCAACTTGCCATCTGCGAACAGATTCCGTCGTCCAGCTTCCTACATGTCCAAGGGTTACGAATCTCGTCGTATGGCTGTGGACTACTCTGTGCCATTGGTGACTAACGTTAAGTGTGCTAAGTTGTTGGTCGAGGCTATTGCCAGAAACATTGAGTTAAATGTCACCAACAACGATGCTCAAACTTCCCACACCACCACAGAGTTGCCTGGTTTGGTGAACATGGCCAGCTTTGTTCCTACCTTCAACGACTTCGAAATCACCACCAAGGAgtctttggctgctggCTTCACTTTCAACGCTTTCTTGCCTCAGACTGTCACTGGCTCTGCTGTTGTTGACCTTGACAGCTTGGGCGATGCTATTTCCACTGCTTCTAGCGGGGCTTACACTAATTTCTCAATGGGTCTCGCTGGATCTGCTACCAACGCCAAGGATTGCGCAGAGGCTGCTGAGAACGCTGCTTCTTTGTTCTTGCCATTTAACGAATTCGCCAACTCAAAGGTTTCTGCCATTTCAGCCCACTTTGCTTCTTGGCCTCACTCTAAGCCAATTGTTACTGATGCGCGTGCCACCGATTTGGCTTCtgttttgttgttggcaTCTCTTCATAACCGCTCTATTCACATTACGGGtgtttccttcaaagaggatttggaattgatcaagatggCCAAGGCAAAGGACTTAAGGGTCACTTGCGATGTCTCCATCTACTCCTTGTTCTTGTCTCAGAGCGATTACTCCCAGTTCTCGTTCTTGCCAACTGCAGAAGACCAGGCCGCCTTGTGGGCTGACTTGGACCACATTGACTGTTTCTCTATTGGCGTCTTGCCATACATGGTCGCCAAGGGCCTTGGCCATGACATTACTCCTGCTTTTGGTATCAAGGAAGCTGTACCATTGTTGCTCCTGGCTGTGAAGGAGGGTAAGCTCACTATTGGCGACATTGTTAAACGCTTACATGACAACCCTGTCCAGATATTGAATCTTCCAAAGCAAGATGCCTCTGTTGAGATCGACATTGACAGAGCTATCCTGGTTTCTGAGACTGTCAAGtcaatcttcaaaaacaagaagcttcaagGTTACATTGAGAGAGTATCTGTTCATCACGAAACCGTTTGCTTGGACGGCTCTATTTTGGCCGATGAAGCTTTGGGCAAAAATGAATTCGCTACCAGAGACAGATTTGGTTCCGTTACTAATATTCCTCAATCTCCAATCTTGTCCAAGAAGGTCAGAGCTTCATTCGGCGACGGCCGCCGTCCATCATTgatgagagaaaaagagcaacaagcagctcaaggatcattggagaagttgggcCACGAATTGGTCTCTCAGCCACCATCTGGCCTCTTTGTTGAGTCTGACGCCTTGATTAATTACATCCGAAACAACAAtactttcttgagaaactccGTGTTGTCTGTTAAGGACTTCACCCGCTCTGACTTACATTCTTTGTTCACTGTTGCTCAAGAGATGAGATTGGCTGTTGAGCGCCAGGGCGTCTTGGACTTATTGAAGGGCAGATTGTTGTGCACTATGTTCTATGAACCCTCCACCAGAACTTCATCCTCGTTCGACGCTGCCATGCAGAGATTGGGCGGTAgagttgttgctgttgctgctgatTCTTCCTCAGTCAAAAAGGGTGAAACTTTGCAGGACACTATCCGCTCTTTGGCTTGCTACTCTGACGCTATCGTGTTGAGACATCCAACCGAGGAGTCCGCTGACATTGCTGCCAAGTACTCTCCAGTGCCGATTATCAACGGTGGTAACGGAAGCAAAGAGCATCCAACTCAAGCATTGTTGGACTTGTTTACCATTAGAGAAGAGTTGGGTACTGTGAATGGTATCACTGTTACTTTTATGGGTGACTTAAAGTACGGTAGACCAGTTCACTCTCTCTTGTATTTGTTGCGTCACTACCAGGTGAGAGTGCAGTTGATCGCTCCGAAGGAATTGTCGTTGCCTGAGAGCATCAAGGACATGTTGAGGGAATATAACATGTTGTCCGTTGAAACTGAGGAATTGACACCTGAGCTCATCGCTAAGTCAGATGTCTTGTATTGTACCAgagtccaagaagaaagatttaAGGACAGACAACAATACTTGAGATTGAAGGACACTTACATCGTGGACAACAAGATCTTATCTCACGCCAAGCTGCACATGTGTGTCATGCATCCATTGCCTAGAACTTccgagatcaaggaggaagttgactttgatcaaagagctgCTTACTTCAGACAAATGAGATACGGTTTGTACGTCAGAATGGCTTTATTGGCAATGGTCATTGGTGTCGATTTTTAA
- the SPT10 gene encoding Spt10p — protein sequence MPEIDDVDNPPHYRPQLDYNPMSTIERYTVLLKDGETTATIYPIQSADELPPGLLAFLCDELNMEIERGDTIAFFDTLHVESFQNYWFGAFAGVMVLGDSPQLEGPKQWEKECLGTFFIKPNYPGRASHICTANFLVNAGIRGKGIGRTLADCFLQWAPRLGYTYCVFNLVFETNVSARRIWESLNFKRIGRVKSAGILKGHDTAVDAIIYGRELVTVSDATVGAYRFDKIKFYLETGKYPAMADRQEKSRLRSSASHYRLENGKLMLRDKEVVSDPVRQLQICTEIHLANHGGINKTTSAVTEKYHWTRIKDTVAAAIKNCIACRESSREELTTKRSVVPKRMLSGSADNRRDLNPSTAKTNQMLRPNVRRDTGRDEVDTMSAIHGLQHRESENLLTHDLSGLDDGLIAVVEAAQRRQQSSHHSLDQQRSNHHGSRGDHRTHSAPTYAAVAAGAVGPETHRGYQDDYSFHQYTDKFSSSKERGRNDDVPVDPDVSEFDHNVNPEGDEIEIARALMQSNDVEENSPERNSQRSKTSEQDRANEANIFFKNQ from the coding sequence ATGCCAGAAATAGATGATGTGGATAACCCGCCGCATTATAGGCCCCAACTAGACTACAATCCGATGTCCACTATCGAAAGATACACTGTTTTGCTCAAGGATGGTGAAACGACTGCCACCATATACCCAATCCAGTCTGCTGATGAACTACCGCCTGGACTTTTGGCATTCTTGTGTGATGAGCTTAATATGGAAATTGAACGTGGTGATACAATTGCGTTTTTTGATACCCTTCACGTTGAAAGCTTTCAGAATTATTGGTTTGGTGCTTTCGCGGGGGTCATGGTACTCGGTGACTCTCCCCAGCTAGAAGGTCCAAAGCAATGGGAAAAGGAATGTTTGGGTACATTTTTTATAAAACCTAACTACCCTGGCCGTGCCTCCCATATCTGTACTGCTAACTTCTTAGTTAACGCAGGTATTCGAGGGAAAGGTATTGGCAGAACCTTGGCTgattgttttcttcaatgggCACCTAGATTAGGTTACACATATTGTGTGTTTAATTTGGTTTTCGAGACAAACGTATCAGCTAGAAGAATTTGGGAGTCACTTAATTTTAAAAGAATCGGTAGAGTCAAGTCGGCAGGAATTCTCAAGGGACACGACACTGCAGTAGACGCTATCATATACGGTAGAGAATTGGTCACAGTCTCTGACGCAACAGTTGGCGCTTATAGatttgacaagatcaagtttTATCTCGAAACAGGCAAGTATCCGGCAATGGCTGACAGACAGGAAAAATCAAGACTTCGGTCCTCTGCTTCTCATTACAGATTAGAGAATGGTAAGCTCATGCTTCGTGATAAGGAAGTCGTCAGTGACCCTGTGAGGCAATTGCAAATTTGTACAGAAATACATCTTGCCAATCATGGTGGAATTAACAAAACTACCTCTGCTGTGACGGAAAAGTATCATTGGACTAGAATCAAAGATACTGTGGCTGCAGCCATCAAGAATTGCATAGCATGCAGAGAGTCCTCTAGGGAAGAACTTACAACCAAACGTTCTGTTGTGCCTAAGCGGATGCTACTGGGTTCTGCTGACAACCGCCGAGATCTTAACCCATCTACTGCGAAGACCAACCAAATGTTGCGTCCGAATGTTCGACGTGATACAGGCCGTGATGAAGTCGACACCATGTCCGCCATCCATGGTCTTCAGCATCGTGAGCTGGAGAATTTATTGACTCACGACTTATCAGGTCTTGACGATGGTCTCATTGCGGTTGTCGAGGCGGCACAGAGACGACAGCAGTCGTCGCATCACCTGCTAGATCAACAGCGGTCTAATCATCATGGATCGAGAGGCGACCATCGTACCCACAGTGCACCAACCTACGCCGCTGTTGCTGCGGGTGCAGTCGGTCCGGAGACTCATAGAGGTTACCAGGACGACtattcttttcatcaatatACCGACAAATTCAGCTCTTCGAAAGAACGTGGACGAAATGACGATGTGCCTGTTGACCCTGATGTATCTGAATTTGATCACAATGTTAATCCCGAAGGCGATGAGATTGAAATTGCTCGAGCATTAATGCAATCAAACGACGTTGAGGAGAACTCTCCGGAGAGAAATCTGCAACGTCTGAAGACTTCTGAACAAGATCGAGCTAACGAAGCAAatattttcttcaaaaaccaaTAA